The window GGATTGAAAACACTTTCAAAGGGAGATTTCTCAAAGCGGCTTAAGGTTACCTCGAAAGATGAATTTCAAGATCTCGCTACTGCCTACAATGAAATGAGTCTCGAACTCCACGAACAGGAAAGTCTTCGCTCCGATTTTATTGCTACACTCAGCCATGAAATTCGCACACCTCTCTCCACTATACAAGAGTCTGTGAGTATGATGCATGATGAGATACTTGGGAAAATCAATGAAAAGCAGAGGAAGTTTCTGGCTATTGCGGAATCTGAACTTATTCGAATTACAGAACTTCTACACCATCTTATGGATGTCTCCAGGCTTGATGCCCTTCATGGCCAAGGCAACAAGGAGGAGATAGACCTCATGCCTCTCGTTGCAAAATGTGCCGCCAGCGTTACCTCTGCCGCCGACAAGAATGGAATCACCATTGATCATGATTTTACCAGCAAGTCAGATATCATTTTGGCAAATCGAAAAGAGCTGCAACAAGTTTTTATTAATATTATTAGCAATGCTGTTAAATTTTCCCCTCAGGGTGGTCATATTCGCATTGCTATTCTCAAAAAGTCAAAATCAGGGTATGTTCACGTGGGCGTATCAGATGAAGGCCCCGGTATCGCAGAAGAAGAAATCCCATTGATATTCAACAGATACTATCGAAGTAAGATTGTTCGCAAGCACATGGACGGTATGGGTCTTGGTCTCTACATATCTAAAAAGATTATCGATGCGCTCGGGGGGACAATTGTCGTAACCAACAATTCCGGCAATGGCTGCACTTTCTCAGTTACCCTGCCAGTGCAATAATTGAACAACTGAGCCTTAATCATACTGTCAGCATGGTATTGTCAGAAATTAGAGCCACATATACAAAACTTATCAATTTTCACGAGCGGACTATGAGATTATATACTTATATTTTTTTCGTCATATTGCTGCCTCTCATCCTCTCAGGTTGCGGCTCCGTGCCCTTAATGCATCACCTGAACCCTGATTCTCATCAGATCAAATTAGGTGAGAAGGCCTTTGCAGCAGGAAAGTACCAGGAAGCGGAAAAAATATTTTCCGAGGTCTATGACGGTAATAGCACCAAAGAGGCAAAGAACACCGCGCTCTACTATCTCGCCAGTACCCGGATCATTACTGCTCAAAACACCAGTCAATTCATGTCGGCGGTAGGGCTTCTCGAAGAATGGAAAACCAGTTATCCCAAACTCATGTACGGTGAAGACCCAGATGTTTTGAAAAAAGCCCTGGAAGTTGGCTCCAAAAATATGGCCGGCCAGCAACAGTCACTGCGGCGGATTGTCGCAAATCAGAAAATGCAGATCGGTGAGTTACAGGAAGACGTTAAAACCCTGCAGCATCAGATTTCACAGCTTGAAGCCATCGACCAGCAAATCCAGGAAAAGAGAAAACCACTATGAGCAGTACCAAATACACCCTGCTACTTGTCGATGACGACACCAATATCCTCGAAGTACTCGATGCACGATTCAGTGCTGCGGGTTTTCGTACCCATAAGGCCACAAATGGCCAGACAGCCCTGGCATTACTGACCAGCGAACAGATCGATCTCGTTATATCCGACGTAAAAATGCCGAGCATGAGCGGTATAGAACTATATGCAGAGATGCAGCAAAAGTCCCCGGGATTACCGGTGATTTTTCTCACTGCCTTCGGAAATATCCCTGAAGCAGTGACCGCTGTTCAATCCGGCGCCCTGGATTATCTTACCAAACCTTTTGACGGCAAAACTCTGGTTCAAAAAGTAAAAGATTTCTTCGCAGCAGGAAAAACTGTCCCATCACAAACCGGTACTAATGATGTGGAGGAAGGCAGTGCTGGCTTTATCTGGGGTTCCAGTAAGCCTATGGTCGCAATCAAAGAAATGGTTTCCCGCGTAGCGTCCAGCGATGTCAATACACTGATATTAGGTGAGAGCGGTGTTGGCAAGGAGTGCATAGCAAAGGCTATTCATGACGCCAGCCCCAGAAGAAACGGCCCACTCATTGTCGTGGACTGTGGCTCAACCCCACCTGGCATTCTTGAAAGTGAACTCTTTGGCCATACCAAAGGTGCCTTCACTAACGCTATACAGGACAAAACCGGCCTCATTGAAGCGGCTGAGGGTGGCACCCTTTTTCTTGATGAGATCGGCAATATCTCTTCTGAAATGCAGCATAGACTACTCAGATTTCTCGAAGACAGGAAAATTCGCAGGGTTGGCGCGATTGACGAAAAGCAGATTGACTGCAGAGTTCTGGCTGCAACAAATGCGGATTTAACTGCTGATATCGAAGAGGGCAAATTCAGGCAGGATCTCTATTACAGATTAAGGGTAGTAACACTCAATCTGCCCCCCCTGCGAGAACGTCGACAGGATATTCCCAGGCTTGCCAAAATGTTCGTTCAACGCCACTGCAACACTTATAACATACCTGTAGTCCATATCCCTGATTCAACCATGGACTGGCTTGAGCAACTCGATTGGCCGGGCAATGTGCGCGAACTGAAAAACGCGCTTGAAGCCGGTGTAGTGCTCTGTCGAAACAATACTCTTCTGCCTGAAGATTTCCAGCTCGAGCAACCGACGTCAAAATCGCGCAAAGAGGATTCGGCACCTGATCAGGGCAGTGAATTCTCACTGGAAAACAGTGAGCGGGAAGCTATAATCAGGGCCCTGCGTCAAACCAACGGGGTACAAAAAAGTGCAGCAGAACTTTTGGATATCAGCAGGAGATCTATCCATTACAAGCTTAAAAAATACGACATCCAGCCCTCAGATTATAAATAGCAGAGGGCTGGGTACGCTGATGCAAAAGGGCTCAACAGGTTATTGTTGATCTTCCTGCTTATTTTCCAGCTGCTTTTTCACCCAGCCAGCCCTTATGTAATATTGCTGTCCCGCTGTTAACCAGCTGGCACAGACATCCTCATGCCCCATGATCGGATAATCAGGCGACAATGTTTTATCAATACGACAAATCCCCTCTACAGTATCTTGGGGACGAAAATGACGACAAGTGAGGCAACGTTTCACCAAATGCTTCATACTCTCTTACTATCCTAATATTGAAAAATTATCGTATCACCCGGCCAGACAGAGTGTCGAAAATGGCAGACAGGCACCTGGTGCCTCATAGTTTTCAACCCCGTACATCTCAATAAGTGGGCAGTTAAAACCATATTTCCGCAAATTACTTGAGATCATGTCCAGGGAATCCTCTGCGATCCGTAAATCTCTGTCATCGTGGCGGTTATAAACCACACCGGACAATGACATGCTCCTGTTATGCAAAGCCTCCAGAGAAGCAAGTGTATGATTGAGAGAGCCAAGCCGTGAACTGCTTACCAGAATCACAGGTACCTTTTCTTCGAAAAAATAATCAATCAAGGTGACCTCTTCTGTCAGCGGAACAAATAAGCCTCCAGCTCCCTCAAGCAAAACAAACTTATAATGCATAGATAGCTCCCTCGCGTCACGAGTTATCTTCTTCGGGTCAATGCTCTTTTTGGCAAGCCGTGCAGCAAGATGCGGTGAACATGGAACAGGAAATAGGTAGGAGCATGTCTTCCCGTCAAGGTCCACTTGCTGCCTGGGAATACCCATTATGTTTCGATGTGCCACGATATCCTCACTCACATCGTCACAGCCTGTTTGTACAGCCTTGTGGGTTATAACTGATCTCCCGGCCTCCAATAAACCTCTGCCAATCAGACCAGTTGCTATTGTCTTGCCTATATCAGTGTCTATACCTGTGATTGCTATAATTTTGCCTGGTTCTTTTGTCATGAAAGCTTTCTCGCGATTACCGTGATGGCTGCGTAATCCACCGGTACTCCATTATCAGCGCCAAAACGGGAACAGTACTCGGTTTCAAATGCCCTGAGTTTAGAAGGAGTCCAGCGAAAACCACAGACTCCTCCAACCCCGGTATTCTTTATATGGCGCAGTACTTCCCGCGGTGAATCCAGATATATACGGTGATGAGACGTGTCAATGAGTTCTATAGTGAACAGTCGACTGACAATAGCATGGATGCTATTCTCATCCGGGTAGTTCAACCCGACCCCGGTGAGTTGCTGTACCTGGCTCATTGTACCGGGACCAAACATGCAGAAGGCAAAAAAACCACCTTCTGCCAACGTCGCTTCAAGCCTGGTAAAACAGGCAGCCAGATCTTTCAACCACTGATATGTTGATGAAGAAATTACCAGGTCAAGAGATTGTGGGAGCGGCACTGACTCGATATCACCGGGCAAGGCTATGGCTTCTTCCACCTGTACGCATATTCTCTCGGCGGTCATAGAGCAACACTCTTCAACCAGGTCATTCACCCAGATTTTTCTGATATCGAAGGAATCGCAAAGCATAGCGGTAGTGGAACCGGTACAACAACCGACTTCCAGAACACGATTCTGTCTGAGATCACTGCAAGAGGTGAGTTGATCAACCAGGTTCTGTCCCACGACCTGCTGAACAGAGGCATTTTTTTCATAGCTTGGAATACTTCGTTTGAAATAGCTGCAGATTCGCTCTGCATTTCCAACCCCAGCTCCTGTTTCTACATCAGCACGCATAGAAATCCATCACGACCTTACCGTTCTCATTTATTTGGTAATTCAAGTAATTCAGACCAGCTTTGTTTCTGGTAAAAGGGAAAATGGCCACCATCGAGCAGCTGCACATCACTTCCCCAGAAATTCAGTTGGTTTTCGGTAATCATTATTTTATCTTTTTTAGACACCCACGCTTCATCAAAAAAACTCTCTTCTGCCAAACTACAGCTGACGCTATCCAGATACCAATCCAACTCCTGTCGTTGATCTTCAACAGAACGCGCAGGCTCATTTGCGGTGAATCGGTCTGTCAGCTGTTTTTCACCACACATGCGGCGGTAAAACTTTTTTCTGGCCGGGTCTGACCAGTTCAAGGCAGTAGCAGAGAATATTTTTCGGGAAATTCCATAACTATCGTGGATTGGGCAGAGCGTGCCATTGACAGCGATTTTTCTCTGAAAAATAGTAGAATAGCCGTTAAACAAAGTATGTGCGGCCCAGACCCCCATAGACCAGGCGAGCAACACACGCTCCCGGTAATGCTCTACCGGGCCCATCTCCAATAAAATGTCCCTTCTGTCCTGGCCGGAAACTTTTGTGAAATCTGAAAGAACGAGTACATCAATACCTTCTGCGAGCAAAGGAGCAAAAGGCCGCTCATCCATACCCCAACCATTCCAGAAGACCAGCAGTCGATCCGCCCCCTGCCTGGCCAGCCAGTTCCATTTCATCTTTCGGCACCAGCCCGGTGCAAGGGGCCAACGGCTTTCGCTATCCTGGCTGCCAATGGGGCAAGATCAGTCCATTGCATATCTGCAGTCAACGAAAGCCTGAAACGCGCCGTTCCTTCGGGAACAGTTGGAGGCCGGACCGGAAATATCAGATAGCCGTCCTCCTGCAAGCTATTCGCTGCGGAAACGGTGGCTTTGTTCTCACCTATTACTACCGGTACGATATTGGTGCTCCCGGCTGTGCGCAGCCCGTACTCCAGCAGGCTTTCCCGGAGTTGGACACTCAACTCAATCAAATGCTTACGCTCATTGCCCATTTGCTGAATCAGTCTGAATACGTAAAGGTTCCAGCTGGCGATAACCGGTGGCAGTGCCGTTGTGAAAATTAACGACCTGCTGGTATTTACAAGATAATCGTGGATTTCAGCATTCGAGAGTACAAAAGCACCCATGGAGGCACAGGCTTTACCAAAAGGCCCGACAAGCAGATCAATTTTATCAAGAACGCCAAATTCCTGAGCTTTCCCCAGCCCTGTCTGCCCCCAGACTCCCACTGCATGAGCCTCATCCAGATAGAGCAGACAATCATACTTTTCCTTAATTCGTACCAGCTCTGAGAGATCTGCAACATCTCCATCCATGCTGAATACGGACTCTGTAATAATGACAACCCGCTGATAGGTGTCACGATGCTGCTGAATCAACTTCTCAAGGTGAGCGTAGTCACAGTGCCTGTATCGCTTGTAAGTGGCCCTGCACAGGCGAATACCATCATGGATGGAGGCATGATTGAGCTTATCGGTGAGGATAAGGTCATGTTTACCCAATAGAGCGGGAAGAATGCCGATATTAGCATGGTAACCGGAGTTGAAGAAGAGCGCTGCCTCGAAACCGTAAGCCTCTGCAAGCTCCTTTTCCAGTAGATGCATTTGCTCACAGTCACCGCTTAAAAGCCTCGATGAGGTAGAACCCAGACGGAAACTTTCAAGGGAATTTTCCCGGTTAAGGCCACTGTAAAAGAATTCGACATGCTCTCTGTTGCCCGCAATTCCCAGATAGTCGTTGGAAGAGAGGTTCAACAAAGCGCGATCAGCTGTTACATTCAACCGGCAACCGTCTCTGCCGGAAAGAGGTTTAAGCTGCCTGAACCTGCCTGACGCTCTCAACCCATCAAGTATGTCTGAATAGCCGAGATCCATCTATTCATTCCCCAGTGCAACAACATCACAAATCGTTTCAGTCAGTTCAGCCAGGTCGGTATCAGAAATTATATATGGCGGCATCACATAGACCAGTTTTCCAAAAGGACGAACCCATACACCTCTGTCGGTAAATTCTACCTGAATTCTGGCCATATCCACCGGCTCTTTCAGTTCAACCACGCCAATTGCACCAAGAACCCTGACATCCTCTACCTGAGAGTAATCCGCACATGGAGCCAATCCACGTGTCAGGCCAGTGGCTATTCGCTCAATATTTTTCCGCCAGTCTGAATTCAGCAGCAGCTGCAGAGAAGTAACTGCAACACTGCAGGCAAGTGGATTGCCCATAAAGGTTGGCCCGTGCATAAAAACACCAGGCGCAGCTTCGGATATGGTCACCCCGATACGTTCCGTGGCCAGTACCGCCGCCAACGTCATATAACCGCCGGTCAATGCTTTGCCAAGACACATGATATCCGGGCTGATTCCTGCATGATCACAACCAAAAAGCTCTCCGGTTCGACCAAACCCCGTGGCGATTTCGTCGGCGATCAGCAGTACATCATACTTGTCGCAAAGGGTACGCACAGCTCGCAGATATTCGGGGTGATAAAAGTACATGCCCCCAGCACCCTGTACGATAGGCTCAAGAATTACCGCACCAAGTTGATCACAGTTATCGGCTATCAGTTCTGCAAAGGGTTGTATATCTTCAGGATGCCAATCCTGCCCGAATCTGCAGGCAGGCCGCTCGGCAAACAAATATTCAGGCAGCACACCTGAATAGATATTATGCATTCCGGTTACCGGGTCACAGACGGACATGGCATGGAAGGTATCACCATGATACCCTCCCCTGATCGTGAGAAATCTGTTTTTATTTTTCCTGCCCCGGGCATACTGATATTGCATGGCCATTTTCATGGCCACCTCAACAGCGACAGAGCCGGAATCGCATAAGAACACCTTCTCAAGCCCAGCCGGAGAATGCTCTACGAGCAATCGGCAGAGATCTACCGCAGGTTTATGGGTAAGCCCACCAAACATCACATGGGAAAACTTTGCAGCCTGCTCCTGAATCGTTCTGGTCAGCTCAGGGTGGGCGTAACCATGAATCACGCACCACCACGAGGCCATGCCGTCAATCAGTTCTCTGCCGTCAGCCAGGTGGAGGCGGACGCCGAACGCCGACTCAACCGCATACACCGGAAGAGGATCTGTTATGGAAGTATAAGGATGCCAGAGATGTTTTCGATCGAACTCAAGGAGTTGCTGCAAATCTTTCACAATCTCCTCTCCTGTTCCCTGTTTTCGGGCAACTCAACGTTAAAGCCAAGCGAGGTGAACATTGCGATATCTTCGGCAAGACTGTTGCCTGCCGTGGTGAGGTAATTGCCTACTATTGCACCATTGGCCCCTGCCAGAAAACTCTCTCTCTGGCTATTCCCCATAAGCACTCTGCCACCGGCAAGCCTGATGACCGCCTTGGGATTTATGAATCGAAACATGGCAAGACAGGTCAATATTTCAGGGATTTCCAGCGGCGCGACATCAGCCAGTGGAGTATTGGGGATCGGGTTCAGAATATTAATTGGTATTGAAAGGATTCCAAGCTCACGCAGCTCAAATGCCAATTCCAATCGCTGCTCAAAAGTCTCACCCATGCCAATGATGCCACCTGAGCAAACTTCCATCCCAGCCTGCTGCGCAATTGTTATGGTCTCAACCTTTTCATCATAGGTGTGGGTGCTACAGACCTCTGGAAAATAGCTGCGGCATGCCTCAAGATTGCAATGATATCTGCTGACCCCAAAAGATATGAGTTTTTCAGCTTTTGCCTGGGTAAGAAAACCCATTGATGCGCAGAGGGAGTGGTTGGTAGCCTCGGCAATTCGACTGAACAAATTACCAAAACCAGCCAATTGCCCGTCAGTCAGGCTCCTGCCTGCAGTTACAAGAGAAAACCGCTTTACACCATATTCCTCGTTCTCTCTCGCCATTGACAGCGCAAGTTCGTCGCTGACAGAATCATAGGATTCAATAGCGACATCATGCCATGAAGACTGTGCACAGAATTTACAGTTTTCACTACACTTACCTGACTTGGCATTGACGATGGAGCAGAGATCGATGTTGTCTTTGTGAAACTCTCTACGTAACCGGTCAGCGGCTTCGAATAAATGCTCAGGCTGTGTATCCCGGGCCAACGCCACCGCCTGCTCGAAATTAATAGAACCTCCACCCCGAACAAGATGCATACACTGCTTTAGCATAAGACGTACCTGACTGACAGCAATT of the Desulfosediminicola ganghwensis genome contains:
- a CDS encoding DUF452 family protein, with the translated sequence MKWNWLARQGADRLLVFWNGWGMDERPFAPLLAEGIDVLVLSDFTKVSGQDRRDILLEMGPVEHYRERVLLAWSMGVWAAHTLFNGYSTIFQRKIAVNGTLCPIHDSYGISRKIFSATALNWSDPARKKFYRRMCGEKQLTDRFTANEPARSVEDQRQELDWYLDSVSCSLAEESFFDEAWVSKKDKIMITENQLNFWGSDVQLLDGGHFPFYQKQSWSELLELPNK
- the bioA gene encoding adenosylmethionine--8-amino-7-oxononanoate transaminase, yielding MKDLQQLLEFDRKHLWHPYTSITDPLPVYAVESAFGVRLHLADGRELIDGMASWWCVIHGYAHPELTRTIQEQAAKFSHVMFGGLTHKPAVDLCRLLVEHSPAGLEKVFLCDSGSVAVEVAMKMAMQYQYARGRKNKNRFLTIRGGYHGDTFHAMSVCDPVTGMHNIYSGVLPEYLFAERPACRFGQDWHPEDIQPFAELIADNCDQLGAVILEPIVQGAGGMYFYHPEYLRAVRTLCDKYDVLLIADEIATGFGRTGELFGCDHAGISPDIMCLGKALTGGYMTLAAVLATERIGVTISEAAPGVFMHGPTFMGNPLACSVAVTSLQLLLNSDWRKNIERIATGLTRGLAPCADYSQVEDVRVLGAIGVVELKEPVDMARIQVEFTDRGVWVRPFGKLVYVMPPYIISDTDLAELTETICDVVALGNE
- a CDS encoding aminotransferase class I/II-fold pyridoxal phosphate-dependent enzyme, coding for MDLGYSDILDGLRASGRFRQLKPLSGRDGCRLNVTADRALLNLSSNDYLGIAGNREHVEFFYSGLNRENSLESFRLGSTSSRLLSGDCEQMHLLEKELAEAYGFEAALFFNSGYHANIGILPALLGKHDLILTDKLNHASIHDGIRLCRATYKRYRHCDYAHLEKLIQQHRDTYQRVVIITESVFSMDGDVADLSELVRIKEKYDCLLYLDEAHAVGVWGQTGLGKAQEFGVLDKIDLLVGPFGKACASMGAFVLSNAEIHDYLVNTSRSLIFTTALPPVIASWNLYVFRLIQQMGNERKHLIELSVQLRESLLEYGLRTAGSTNIVPVVIGENKATVSAANSLQEDGYLIFPVRPPTVPEGTARFRLSLTADMQWTDLAPLAARIAKAVGPLHRAGAER
- a CDS encoding sigma-54-dependent transcriptional regulator, with product MSSTKYTLLLVDDDTNILEVLDARFSAAGFRTHKATNGQTALALLTSEQIDLVISDVKMPSMSGIELYAEMQQKSPGLPVIFLTAFGNIPEAVTAVQSGALDYLTKPFDGKTLVQKVKDFFAAGKTVPSQTGTNDVEEGSAGFIWGSSKPMVAIKEMVSRVASSDVNTLILGESGVGKECIAKAIHDASPRRNGPLIVVDCGSTPPGILESELFGHTKGAFTNAIQDKTGLIEAAEGGTLFLDEIGNISSEMQHRLLRFLEDRKIRRVGAIDEKQIDCRVLAATNADLTADIEEGKFRQDLYYRLRVVTLNLPPLRERRQDIPRLAKMFVQRHCNTYNIPVVHIPDSTMDWLEQLDWPGNVRELKNALEAGVVLCRNNTLLPEDFQLEQPTSKSRKEDSAPDQGSEFSLENSEREAIIRALRQTNGVQKSAAELLDISRRSIHYKLKKYDIQPSDYK
- a CDS encoding sensor histidine kinase produces the protein MKTVLPRIPITARLAILLLIFVLIFYGTIVHVFLHIRHMATLSEEIVRINNVVSIQSKILIEDLLEMDSNAKKFNLLSREMYREYFESARTTFDSSLLTISQLSSLGYKAPAPFVDFLEEYAEHVNVMGFASLEHPETIAWIDEDTLNGWLSLLVQLRDLNQDHISESMTVIHDRTLQATRNGMICFGIAVITAFFAVIFLSKSILIPLGQLTEGLKTLSKGDFSKRLKVTSKDEFQDLATAYNEMSLELHEQESLRSDFIATLSHEIRTPLSTIQESVSMMHDEILGKINEKQRKFLAIAESELIRITELLHHLMDVSRLDALHGQGNKEEIDLMPLVAKCAASVTSAADKNGITIDHDFTSKSDIILANRKELQQVFINIISNAVKFSPQGGHIRIAILKKSKSGYVHVGVSDEGPGIAEEEIPLIFNRYYRSKIVRKHMDGMGLGLYISKKIIDALGGTIVVTNNSGNGCTFSVTLPVQ
- a CDS encoding methyltransferase domain-containing protein, giving the protein MRADVETGAGVGNAERICSYFKRSIPSYEKNASVQQVVGQNLVDQLTSCSDLRQNRVLEVGCCTGSTTAMLCDSFDIRKIWVNDLVEECCSMTAERICVQVEEAIALPGDIESVPLPQSLDLVISSSTYQWLKDLAACFTRLEATLAEGGFFAFCMFGPGTMSQVQQLTGVGLNYPDENSIHAIVSRLFTIELIDTSHHRIYLDSPREVLRHIKNTGVGGVCGFRWTPSKLRAFETEYCSRFGADNGVPVDYAAITVIARKLS
- the bioB gene encoding biotin synthase BioB, which gives rise to MLKQCMHLVRGGGSINFEQAVALARDTQPEHLFEAADRLRREFHKDNIDLCSIVNAKSGKCSENCKFCAQSSWHDVAIESYDSVSDELALSMARENEEYGVKRFSLVTAGRSLTDGQLAGFGNLFSRIAEATNHSLCASMGFLTQAKAEKLISFGVSRYHCNLEACRSYFPEVCSTHTYDEKVETITIAQQAGMEVCSGGIIGMGETFEQRLELAFELRELGILSIPINILNPIPNTPLADVAPLEIPEILTCLAMFRFINPKAVIRLAGGRVLMGNSQRESFLAGANGAIVGNYLTTAGNSLAEDIAMFTSLGFNVELPENREQERRL
- the bioD gene encoding dethiobiotin synthase gives rise to the protein MTKEPGKIIAITGIDTDIGKTIATGLIGRGLLEAGRSVITHKAVQTGCDDVSEDIVAHRNIMGIPRQQVDLDGKTCSYLFPVPCSPHLAARLAKKSIDPKKITRDARELSMHYKFVLLEGAGGLFVPLTEEVTLIDYFFEEKVPVILVSSSRLGSLNHTLASLEALHNRSMSLSGVVYNRHDDRDLRIAEDSLDMISSNLRKYGFNCPLIEMYGVENYEAPGACLPFSTLCLAG